In Onychostoma macrolepis isolate SWU-2019 chromosome 12, ASM1243209v1, whole genome shotgun sequence, a single window of DNA contains:
- the LOC131550758 gene encoding zinc finger BED domain-containing protein 5-like: protein MTLQASSEVQKLALHLSNVIGKLNELNLQLQGRDKHLPHLADNITALIRKLEVWGRHLDQGNTEAFENLSETAETSTSGATTVIPCFKQHISTLTELFQKYIPNNSVQYDWIIDPFNTAAPADFSSAEEDQFIEMTIDFTLRLRFPVQTLHEFWLGVEKEYPLIGKRSLTILLPFATSYFFYKVTK from the exons ATGACACTGCAGGCAAGTTCAGAAGTTCAGAAACTGGCCTTACATCTTAGCAATGTAATTGGAAAGCTGAACGAATTAAATCTTCAACTTCAAGGCAGAGATAAGCACCTACCTCACCTAGCAGACAATATCACTGCATTGATCCGAAAGCTTGAGGTATGGGGCAGGCACCTTGATCAAGGAAATACTGAGGCCTTTGAGAATCTGAGTGAAACTGCTGAAACCAGTACTTCAGGAGCCACCACAGTGATCCCATGTTTCAAACAGCACATCTCTACATTGACagaattatttcaaaaatacattcCAAACAACAGTGTCCAGTATGACTGGATTATCGATCCATTCAATACAGCAG CACCTGCAGATTTCAGCTCTGCAGAAGAGGACCAATTCATTGAGATGACGATTGACTTCACTCTTAGGCTGAGGTTTCCAGTTCAGACACTGCATGAATTCTGGCTTGGAGTGGAGAAAGAGTATCCACTCATTGGGAAGAGGAGTCTGACCATTCTTCTTCCCTTTGCTACATCGTATTTCT TTTACAAAGTGACAAAATGA